The Anastrepha ludens isolate Willacy chromosome 2, idAnaLude1.1, whole genome shotgun sequence DNA window ttcctctgctcgcaccgaaacgattctttgggccagcattgaacgaatccaatttactagcacccagtctacgccgtgcctactggcagagttacacatactatcaaaagtggcattatcaaacgccccctctatgtccatagcgtagtccctcctgtcgatggccagctctaccctagcaacaaggttttgcagtgccgactcgcaggattttccactctgataggcatgctgaaatagagacagagggtgagccttcagcgacttctgacgtatgcgcagttccaccagtcgttcgagacttttcagcatgaaagaggtcatgctgatgggtctaaagcttttggggctggtgtagtcgtcttttccaacctttgggatgaaagcgaccctcaccatcctccaagagtgtggtatgtaagccagtgccaggcatgccgagaagattttcttcagggctgctgtcacgaactctgcaccctccttcagcatggcaggatatatgccatcgaGGGCGACTTGTAGtctcgaatggcggcctcattcaccacagatctggcaacgaaccagtcatgccgagaaggtgtaacagctctgacaactgcctctatcaataagggctgttgctgggtgatgcttatctgattaccaggaaagtgagattccatcagcaagctgagtgtctcccttttccgctccgtgaaggagccatcagattttctaagtgaccccagctttgcagttgggtcccttttcagaatcctaaccaatttcgccgtgtcactcagagattcgataccgctgcagaattccctaaatgaggctcttttcgattcccgaataagcctcttgtagttcttctgaacatcacggtatcgctcccagtcctctgcaaggttagtcttgagggcccggtttagaaaatttctcgactcacgcctcaacatctggagctctcaattccaccaaggaacgggagcacgaatggtccgagcacgaatcttcggcaaggactctccagttcttgattgaccacccaagttttgagtttgataggctTACATCAATCACCTccttccggttacgtagaaccgattgcTGTGGGAAAGCTCATCATACCcgacctaacgtatggcgcaaaagcttggACGACGACAACATCCgatcagtattgccaacgccaATAAATCTGAGTCACTAGGGCCAATATCAAAAGTTGCTAGAAAGTCGCTAGCTCCCTCAGGGGCGGATCCTAAATTTCATTCTGAGAGATGCACAAGAGGCCAGCtgcggacttaaaatttttagatgaataataattaaaccagtaataccaactctattgaaattttgagatCAACGGAAGTTAGTTTCAATCTCCTAAAATACTGCTTTTTTTCAAAGGTAAGTCCATTATTTAAGcacaaatgaattaaaaagtaagTAAGCTAGAGGATAGTAAACAATCAACTGAGCCGATATCAATTCAATTGTTTCACGTACAGAACATAATAAAATCCGGGGATTCCCCGACCGCATTGCTCTTATGTGATCAGtggtaaaaataatttggttactcattacaattgtgTGAAACAAGGTGTAATTGAATtggaatatataatattttattatttcttaatacaacgtatgatttttgttaatttcataaaaaattttaaggtaaaaataaatttaaaatttcaattatagatCGATAATTTATCAACGAGAACACACCAATAGGTAGTGCTTTATTTTATCTATAGTCAGTAAATTGTTACTCTAGAGTATGGAAGGTAAAGGGCATTCACGGGTAACcaagttgacagaaaagtatctattgcctaaaaaaaatatctattgcCAAAAGTCGCCAGATGAGTCGCTTAATCATTTTtgtcgtcaaaactttttttttgtctccaagactcaagcaaaagtcgtcagttctagcgacaaagtcgctaaattggcaacactgcatcCGATGGGCGCCTCATgaaatgtttgagagaaagattctgcggaagatttctCGATCTTGGCACGTTGGTTACGCcgagtatcgcagacgatggaacaatgagctatgAGATATACGACGACAGAGGCATAGAGCAGCGAATAAGGATGTAGCggtttcgttggctgggtcatgtcgttggaatggaaacaaacgctcccgctcagaaagtattcgatgcggtaccaagtggtggtagcagaggaaaaggaaggcctgctctgcgttggaaagatcaggtggagaaaaacGTGGCTTCACTTGCTgtttccaactggtgccggattagcacaagaaagaatcaactggcgcgctttgttaaactcgaccaaaaatCGCGtcagcggttatcgcgccaaacgAGAAGAAGAATAGGAATCTTCAATCTCATAGAAATGGCATATAAATTTGTAGCGTAATGTAGTCTTGTGCATTCTCTAATGATTTATTTTACGTTTTGATTGGGCGACCAGAGGGAGACTCAACTTTAGCATAGAAGAGTGCAGTACCTCGTAGGATAGCTACGTCAAGAACCAAAAGCTAGAACTTCACATAAAATATTCGCAGCGTTGGGATTTTCAGTGAGCTTTATTTCGACctagaaaaagaaattttcctATCAAACacacaatattttgaaatatttattatgtacgttaaaaatcaataaacagcaaagtgaaaatgaaattaacttATTATTATGCCGATATTCTTCATACTTCTCCTTCTTTTTCTCTTTCAGCCCACCAACTACACACAACTATCCAACTCCACCAACCTGCAACAGTTGAAAGTGGCCGTCTATTATGAGGCACTTTGTCCTGATAGTAGGGTGTTCATACGTAACTCACTCTTTGATGCGATGATAATAAATGACTGGCTAAATTACACCAAGCTAGAAATGGTCCCATATGGAAAAGTAACGGTATGTTGGTgatgttttcattttcacgactGTACATCAAAGATATGCACGAGTGATATTCTTATTATGCGTAGTTATGAGTCAAACTCATTTTTCTTTATACTCATTTgttatgtatctatgtatgtacatataagtaatATTCTTCGCACACGTTGCGAAAAGTACGCTTTCATACTCACACACCCATTGTAACATAACTGTAAGTGTCCGAATTTCCTACATCGAATTAAGCATTTTTGCATTCATGAGCCACTCGTTGCAGTTCTgatttacatacacatgcacgtacatacatatgtattagtaCATTAGTTTTTGCTGTTTAGTACTAatagttttatttaacattttacgCGCTTCATTCATTTAATGTAACCTGTATAGACCACATCTGTTTTAAATGATTAGTTTTGTTACTTGTTTTAGTCCTGGACAGATCCCAATACGAATATAACTACGCTTTTCTGTCAACACGGGCACGAAGAGTGTGAACAAAATGCATTGCATGCCTGTATTGTAGAGCACAATGATGTAAAAGaccaaatcaaattaataagcTGTTTAATGACTGGTCATGCGAAAAGTCTTGATGAGGTATGTGCAACATATTTCTCTTTAAAATTTGGTCGCAATACTCAACAGTATTCTCAACCCATTGATTTATatcaatatttcattattttttactcATTATCTTTAAAACTTTGGTGTACAGTGTGCTAGTGATTTGGAGATGGATGTGAGCGGAGTGAAGGAGTGCAAATCTAGCCGTAGCACGCCAGATATATTGAAGAAATATGGCGAAATGACCGATGCGTTGGATATATCTTTCGTACCATCAGTTACGTTCGATGGGGTAATATAAATACGcatacattaaataaaataaaaagctacacaatatttaatacttttatttgcaGAAATTCGATCGCTGGCGCCAACGTtactttatatacaatttttcagaaattttttgtcGAGAGTACAAAGATAAATTCAATACCATACCACCGCACTGCTGAAACAATaactaataacaaataaaaattttagtaaatgtCATAAGaactaattttataaataatatataataatatttttaattcattaaactaaaataagtaTTTAGCGAAGTCTATAAGGCAGTGGTCGCCAatccgtcgatcgcgagctaccggtatctcgcaaaggcaattctggtagctcgggctgctcacgttgcaaaaaatccaaaagtctgaaaatcataccagttttccacaatttcttagttaccactgtattatacatcagcaagcattatgtggaaattttctaaacttgaacaacgttatgaaactggtggtgaaaattgtgaacaagattagattaaagaagattatttaaaaccttggctgatgaaattgactgtcaatacggagagctactttttcactctgaagtgcgatggctaagcagaggacgagtgctcaaacgtttcaatgatgtcctgcctgctatactctaatttttcaaagaatgcgatgaaccgattcctgaactggaaaattcgacttggctcaaagattttggttttcttgtggacaatacagagaaattaaatgagcttaacttgcagcttcaaggcagggataaagaattagcggaaatgatttctgatataaatgcatttattacaaaacttgaattttgggaacaaaacctaaaaaactgcgatactaagcattttcctattctttccgaaaagatttccaaaaatctattagagccctatgacagtaaatatcctatgaaaatagtttctaacttgaaggaaaacttcaaaaatcgtttcatggatttcagcaaaattgctttagtgacagaaatggaactgattgcttttcaaagtgacttgactttaaaatctttaggttcaaatacaaaatgtataaagactttagtaagtaaagataagtattcagttttatgtcgtgttgcgttgaaagtgaaagcgttattcagttcaacttatttgtgtgaatcttctttttccaatatgaagtttattaaaaataaataccgcaatcggcttacagatatacatttggataactgtattcaaatgactgtatcaaattatactgcaaatataatattaaaaaaattatcgatgagttagaatgtcaaccttctcattaaatatgctctttttatctgcccatattttatttatataataatgtattattactcttttgttgtttttttaagtcgcttgtgatttgccattatgactgcaaaaaaattagttacgattgataggtgtgaacatggatgtagttatgcataagtataagcactataagtcataagtttattataggtatatagaacgtatattagtaaaataaatacatgtattgtatgtcgaatataactgtgtattatttaatttatgttggcttgtgcaagtagctcgctgtttatttcaaaatcttgaaagtagctcaacacattgaaaaggttggcgaccactgctatAAGGGAACATACAGACATAACATAACCAGCTTTATAGGAATGAAGTATACTGCAACATCCATAGCGGAGTAGGGCTAAGGTAGATTGTCTCACGGCAAATgtctttcataaatatttatgcatgtatCAACTTTCCGACACAACAGTTTTCAAACGCATGCTATGGAGTTGCTCGGCTTTTAAGCACGTTGGCGCATTACactaaagaaactaaaatttaCTACCAAGCTGCGTGCagatttgtaaaattaattttgaaaggtGTATGTGTGTTAaactttggcacaattacgttccaGATGCTGCCTGAGCAACGACAACGTACGTCTGAAAGTATCACGCATGACACCAACCAGCTATTTATATAACACCATTTTTCCTTGGCCTATCGTTAGTTGAGATTGAAGATTACGACCAATGACTACTCCACGCTTGACACAGCTTAGTATACTGCTGCAATAACAACCTCAACTTCAAAACAAATTCTCGATCGTGTACCTGCACTGTAAACCTGCCACATCTCATAGGTTCATTCAGTACGGCAACACGCTGAGTTTATAAAATTTCCCTCACTATGGGAATGTATGGCAACATTGCTTGCTCGGCTtgttcttttcttttcatttcgtttGTCATCAACTGAACGGCGGAATAAGCAAAAGTGTTCAAATTagtgaaaaaagttgaaattattgTTGAAATCAAGTGAATCCAACTATAATGAGTGAAACTATAAACACCAGTCAACAGTTTCCGCACTTCGAGAAGCCAATAGTGCAGTTCAACGAAAATGGTTGGGGACCATGTGAATTGCCGGAGACTTTTCGTGATATGCCGTATCAGCCGTTCAGTAAGAGCGATCGCTTAGGCAAGATTTGTGATTGGACCAGCAGTTCCAATAACGACAAGAAATATCAGAGTAAGTCCATGTGAAATATTGCATCAATAATGCAATTGAAGCTTATTTAGCAAATGTGAGGTTATGTGCTAATCTGTCTGGTGAATCGTGGCAGTCATATTCACCTTTGCAAGCCAAAATTTCCTTTGAAGAGAACTGTCAAAATGGGACTTTTTCGATATCTTACCACGACGAATTTGCAAAAAGAAAATAGCTCCATTGTTTACATCTGCCTTTTTTTATAGTTCGCAttcttaataattatttttaagttcttttgaagtaaaattttaCCAATAAGTTAAATTCGATATCGAGAAGAATAACCAAACAAAGGACAACCCAATATTTACAGTTAAAAAACTGATAATAAGCTAAAAATAGCTGGTGTTAAGTGTAGTTCCCCGCTTTCTAATGTTAACCTGCTTTTGTTTCAAAAGTTTCTACATGGTATTTGCAAAAGCAAATGCTTCTAAACACCCGTTTTTTCAATAGCATGAAgtctgaataaataaaaatgaagtttGCACTTCGAACTTAGGTTTTTGCGCCCTCATATTCATAATATTCACAGCAGCCAAACCCATCTCTTAATAAGCCTAGGGTGGGGCTGGGTTAGAGAGGGTGTGCGTGTCTTTCTTTCCGAGATACCTTATCCTTTGCACTATAGCATTATATTCAAGAAGTAGGCGTGCTAAAGTTTCCGGGGATTGGTGGCAGAAACGACAACTCGGTGGACCATATCTCAAGCCTAGTCTGCAGAGACCTGTGAGAATGCCGGTGGAAGTTTAAATTATACATTCTCTGTAGTAATTCTGAACCGGTGGCGTGCGCTCTGTGGTTACTTTTTGTTGGATGTCCAAAACGAATATATCACAaactatacatacattttagaaGTTTGTAGCTTACGATAATTGTTCTTCAAGAATTCTTAGTGCATGTGTATGGTTTTGCTTGAGTTGGAATcgaaaaaaggcatttttttctctgaggcaataatttatatgtattttaatacaatttaatttgtttaaactttACAGATAAGTATGCATCATCCTTTGGCACTGGTAGCCAATATGCATATTACCACGAGGAGGATGAAACTACCTTTCATTTGGTTGATACGGCGCGTGTGCAGAAGCCACCCCATCAACGTGGGCGTTTCCGTTCGAACTTACGTAATAACAGGTGAGAATATAAATTTTACATTAATCAGTAATCCGGTTATATATAACAAAATGTTAATCGTTATTGTTTTAGGTCGGCCCGCGGTCGCAATCAACGTGGTGGTATGAACTCGGGTATGACCACGTTGGGTGGCAAAAATGTCAAGGCCCGTGAACCACGTCGCGGCATGGGAAAGAAGTTCGGATCGCGTGGAGTACCACCTAAGATCCGTGAATCGTCGGTAGCTGTACGCTCAGATTGGACTTCGATTGAGGAAATGGACTTCCCGCGTCTAACGAAACTGTCTCTACCTAATATCAAAGAGGGGGAGGATATAATCACTTGTGGTACCTTGGAGTATTACGACAAGATATATGATCGCATCAATGTGAAAAATGAGAAGCCCTTACAGAAAATTGATCGCATTGTTCATACCGTTACAACCACTGATGACCCCGTCATCCGTCGTTTGTCCAAAACTGTGGGCAATGTGTTTGCCACTGACGCCATTTTGGCCACCATCATGTGTTCAACGCGTTCAAATTACTCTTGGGACATTGTCATTGAGAAATTTGGTAGGATTCGTAGAAAAGTTTAGTTATTTAATAATGAACTCATTATTTTTTGATTGCCTTTAAATCCAGGTGATAAAATCTTCATGGACAAACGTGACAATACTGAATTCGATTTGTTGACGGTCAATGAAACATCTGTGGAGCCACCAACTGATGATGATAGCTCTCCTAATTCACCACGTAATTTGGCAATTGAAGCAACATTCATAAATCACAACTTTAGCCAGCAAGTTTTGAAAACTGGAGACAAGGAAGCCAAGTATAAATTCCAAGAACCAAATCCATTTATAACTGAGGACGAAGATGTTGAAGTGGCAAGCGTTGGATATCGCTACAAGAAATGGAACTTGGGAAGTGGTATTGTAAGTATACATttcgagttaaaaaaaagtaatggcCACTCATCTGAATTTAACCAATTTAGGTTCTAGTTGCCCGCTGTGAACATGATGGTGTGCTGCAATCACCAAATGGCGACCCACAATTCCTATCGATTAAGGCCTTAAACGAATGGGATTCTAAATTAGCGAATGGTGTTGAATGGCGACAGAAATTAGATACACAACGTGGTGCAGTGTTGGCGAATGAGTTGCGTAATAATGCCTGCAAACTAGCCAAATGGACCGTACAAGCTGTGCTTGCCGGTTCCGACCAACTGAAGCTAGGTTATGTTTCACGTAGCAACCCACGCGACCCTTCACGGCATGTCATACTCGGAACGCAACAGTTCAAACCACACGAATTCGCAACTCAAATAAATTTGAGCATGGACAATGCTTGGGGTGTGCTGCGTTGCATTATTGATATCGTAATGAAACAGAAGGATGGCAAATACCTGATCATGAAGGATCCCAACAAGCCAATGATCCGTTTGTACGATATTCCAGACAATACGTTCGATAGTGATGCTTCCGATAATGGTGAGGGAGATGATGGCGAAGCTTTTCAACCAGTTTATACATACGGCAAcaataaaagaatttaaattaaaggcacaacaaaagtaaattaaGTGTATACGTATTTAGTGAATGTGTGCGCCtcgtttgtttgattttttgttaagagaaaagCCGTCATCTAAAGTGCAGCATacgcatttttttatacttatataaaatattcaaattggcTTGTTAACCACAGTTATTTATAACGGTTAAACACAAATCATATATACACACTTATATTATAATCGGTAACTCAATTAGCGCAGATTCAACATACAACAGCAAAAGTATACTAAACAGTTATATTGATATCtccacaaaatataataaataaccgCCTATCTTTATTACTATTAGATATTTGGaataaaacaaatgaacaaCGCAGATGGGCGTCGAAAAAATGcaaggagttttaattttggaaagtaTTTTAGAACATTTGTGGAGCAacttcaaaacgcacaccacaaattggggaggagctcggccaaacacccagtaaAGCGTTTTACAATGGATTGGAATTAACCAATATACATAATACTTATGTGATGTGTTAGTTGGTATCCATTCCCATGACAGTCGACTCTACGTTTCTAAAGCCACAAAGAGCAGCTTTCCCACACATTTATAGGgaaattttgtgttaaaataTATAGATATTACAATGAGGTGGAATTCTTGGCTACTTGCAGGGAGGAATAACGGCAAGAATCGctcaaaattatacaaatatttaacttGAACTCCACAACCATCTCACGACGGTTggttctacattaccggaacgacccggatttatatccgaccaaagACTATCAGCACTTCGCATGCATTAATGGGAATGTTTATGCAggtgcaacaacaacatattctAGTAATTTGGCCCATACCTAGTAATTTTGTAGATGATAGGACACTGAAAATTGGAGGAttttagtatttagtatttttaatacCGCAATTTAGGATAAAATAGCATGGAATTAATGTTGTAActtgaaattatatttacattttgaatcgttgttttatatatatacaagtaagAAGaatgaatttttctaatagcggtcgcccctcggcaggcaatggcaaacctccgagtgtatttctgccttgaaaaagttcctcataaaaatatctgccgttcggagtcggcttgaaactgtaggtccctccatttgtggaacaacatcaagacgcacaccacaaataggaggaggagctcggccaaacacccaaaaagggtgtacgcgccaattatatatacctatatattatatatgtaagaaGACTGAATAATCGAAGAAAGCCTTTTCATATCATTTGTTAAATTTGCACATTCAGCTGGTAGTTAGCTAGTTTTTAATGCCCTTCAACTCTAATAGAAAATCCATGCACTTTTATTAAAGTCACGTTTCTTTTCTCGAagtcatatttatgtatgtgtctatatatgtatgtgtgtgtgtgtgtgtgtatttagctGATTCGAGAAGAAACGTAAATATGTAGCTATGGTTTTAAACCTCAACAAGGCAACTAATCATGtcaataaaatgataaaaaaaagtgtgcgCTCGACGATGTAAAATCAGGAAAAGCTTTAAACAAGTGTTTACATGCAATTATATAAGTACaagttcatatacatacataaatgcatgccTATGACTTTGAGCTTGAATATTAGTCGTCCACGCATGTGCATTTTGCCAAGAAGCTCGCCAGTACGAAGTGATTAATTTgttgaggaattttttttttgttctcttgtggtctattttttatacttttccctTGAATTCGAGTGGGTGTTTGGGGTGAATTTTCCCAATTCAACGAACTATTAAAACATCGACAATTCTCAATAGCTAATTACTCAACGCCGCATCAGCCCATTGGTTATTTGATTGATTGGGAGATGCTATGAGCTCAGCTCCGAATAAGCAGCGCTTAGCATTCACATCGAAGTACTTGATGAATATTACTCTCGCAGTCTCATTTCTTATCGCCAACACGACGGTTGTGCACACATCGACCGCTACGACAACGCCAATAAATCAGCGTGTACTTTTTTCGCTGCACTGCAGATAGCAGCGTTAATTAtcgttgggttattttcttaattttcaaaaccgCACCACACTGAGGTGTTAAGGTGCGTTCAAGTCGGCGATTTTGTTTAGTAGCGTGAGTGACTGGTATTGCGTGAAGGCGTGTTTAGAGAATAGAAATTTGtggtattttataaaaagttgttCGATTGACTACAATAAGACGAAGTGCtctttaattttaacaaaatgtttaaattgacTGCCTCATGTTTAATTATTGCGTTACTGTTGTTTTTGTACAGTGCAGCTTATGTAGGTAAGTTCCTAgcgaaatatcgaattacaaacacatacatacatacatatgcaaatatatgatAGCTGATGTATTAtcctgcttaatttttttatgctaaataAAAACAGCGGCTGTTAGCTATGGTCGTTGCGAGTCTCAATTCAATAGCAAAGGCATCTGCGTGCAGTTGGCCGATTGTCCATTTATTGTAGATATCCTTTCTGGAGATGTAAATGCAGAAGTTGAGGAAACATTGCGGAAGAGTCAGTGTGGTTATGATAACACATTCACGGAGAATACACGCAGGATTGTGGTGAGTAAGAAGTTGGACTTGAGAGAATATTAcacacccacatacatacatacatgcaagtaTATTATAAAAGAACCCATTTAGCGACCTCCTGTAGTACTTTGAAGGGATAGAAGAAAGTTGTTTGTATTCTGACTAAATAGGAGAAATGTAAAGTTTTATTACTGggaatttatgttttttgcatTGGAATTTTGAGAGCAGAATTTCTAGACCGAAAtgttagcatatttttttttgttttatcgcAAAGATTTGAgtacatatttttaagaaataagaaTGCTAGATTTGGTTTGGGCCGAACTTTATATAGCTGCGCTCATTTTAAACTCATAAACTATGAAAGTTATAGGATGTTACATCAGACGGATGAACGAAAATTTAGTttccatatataaaaataaggtGTGGTTCGTATCCTATCtctatagtttttattttgaatcaaAATGAGATGAGGAGCAATTCGTGCACGGAGTTTGCACGACTTTTATTAAGTTGTTATTCAGATATACACATCTACGCAAAAGTGCGTAGTAGGCGTGACCCCGTACATTttttgaagtcatatttttttccttgggtTCATTCTTTGTACCCAATATGAATAATTCTGCCTCATTTAAAACAGAGATATCACTTCGTTTTCTTTAGCGTTATAAGGGAGGTGGGCGTTGCTATTGACCAATTTAGTCCAGTTTCAACGTACATTGGATAAAGGGTAGTATGTGTActaagtttcattgaaatatattaaaatttgctcGAATTATCGTGCGCACGGTCGGATGGTCCAATATGGGTAAATCGACTCCTCTCGTGACTCTGagtcattttgtttatatatcGTTATGCGAACAAATTTATAATACCTTTGCGCACAGGTGGAcgcgaatataaaaataaacaattaaatactGTTATGGTAAACTAATTTGCAAAGTTATACACAATAGTTCAAAACTCGAGTATCGACAAATAATTGCGAATAAAGAGAAACCTTGTGCCTATATAGAGAATTTTCCGACATTCCAGTGACAGCAGGCTATACTTTACGGGGTCGACTCTAAAATATACACGGCTAACGACTGTCACTTCCGCAGCATTTCCCAAACGTTTATGGGAGATATTTTATGCAGCTACAATCTGACCTCCGGGCACTAATAGAACACAGTGAGCGATACTGCATATggttctttcatggcagaaatacacttgcctaccgaagggcgaccgcttttatAAAAACGGTTGCCTTATATTTCAAGCTTCGAGTTCCGAACACGGGTACTACCGAAAGGTAATCGCGGACCAAGCTTTTCGGCTAAGATGGCGGATACTACCACAATAAACGAAAACCCATTTTAATGCAAACAACTTTTAAAATCCTCGAAGTTGAGAATTGTCTTTCACaaacatactttttttctaagacttatttgagttattttttttttacttattcttTCCCTATAAACAGGTATGTTGCCCCGAGAAGCATTTGCAAAAACCTCCGACAGATACAAGAACCGGTACACAGCTAGGAAATGTACTACCCACTGCTGGAGAATGTGGAACCGCTCTTTCAGAATTCATCTATGGTGGTAATAAGACACGCATCATGGACTATCCATGGATGGCGTTACTTCGATACAGAAGGGGTGAGTAgtgcataca harbors:
- the LOC128871966 gene encoding eukaryotic translation initiation factor 3 subunit D-1, yielding MSETINTSQQFPHFEKPIVQFNENGWGPCELPETFRDMPYQPFSKSDRLGKICDWTSSSNNDKKYQNKYASSFGTGSQYAYYHEEDETTFHLVDTARVQKPPHQRGRFRSNLRNNRSARGRNQRGGMNSGMTTLGGKNVKAREPRRGMGKKFGSRGVPPKIRESSVAVRSDWTSIEEMDFPRLTKLSLPNIKEGEDIITCGTLEYYDKIYDRINVKNEKPLQKIDRIVHTVTTTDDPVIRRLSKTVGNVFATDAILATIMCSTRSNYSWDIVIEKFGDKIFMDKRDNTEFDLLTVNETSVEPPTDDDSSPNSPRNLAIEATFINHNFSQQVLKTGDKEAKYKFQEPNPFITEDEDVEVASVGYRYKKWNLGSGIVLVARCEHDGVLQSPNGDPQFLSIKALNEWDSKLANGVEWRQKLDTQRGAVLANELRNNACKLAKWTVQAVLAGSDQLKLGYVSRSNPRDPSRHVILGTQQFKPHEFATQINLSMDNAWGVLRCIIDIVMKQKDGKYLIMKDPNKPMIRLYDIPDNTFDSDASDNGEGDDGEAFQPVYTYGNNKRI
- the LOC128871965 gene encoding GILT-like protein 3, with product MLTKRHIALLSALYNLFLLHVSTALHIQPTNYTQLSNSTNLQQLKVAVYYEALCPDSRVFIRNSLFDAMIINDWLNYTKLEMVPYGKVTSWTDPNTNITTLFCQHGHEECEQNALHACIVEHNDVKDQIKLISCLMTGHAKSLDECASDLEMDVSGVKECKSSRSTPDILKKYGEMTDALDISFVPSVTFDGKFDRWRQRYFIYNFSEIFCREYKDKFNTIPPHC